A stretch of DNA from Manihot esculenta cultivar AM560-2 chromosome 7, M.esculenta_v8, whole genome shotgun sequence:
TTGGCTGGAAAAACACAGGCTGGAAACCTTCCTCAGTTTCCATTAAAGTAGCTGATGAGGCCTCAACATCAGCTTCCTCCCCAATTGCCTGAAACTGATACAATGCATGATTCCCAAACTCTGATGCAGCAAACAAAAACCCTGATTTCAACACACACATTGAGGAAGTAACAGGAATTGTATCAAAATACTTAATTTTCAACTCCTTAACCTTATCATTCTCATGATCCAATGTAACCTTGAAAATATCACCATACTCTGTctgcaaaagaaagaaaaacatgGACTTCTGCTTATGAGTAGCTGCAGAAACTATCAGAACTCCTCTCTCTGCAGGCAAATCTGCGCGCCTAGGTATCACTGCTCTGACATCCGGATGCCCCTCATTCTTGTAAATCACAAAATTCTCAGCACAAACCAAAACTCCACTAGGTCCATCCCCCCCTCCAGGCACTGTAACGAGCATATTTGCCCCATTATCAACCTGCTCAGACCACTTCCTAGACACATGATTAAGCCCTAAATCAAGCTCATAAAATGTCAAATGCTTCTGTGCCTCACTGGCAGCCTGCCCTGTCGAATCCTGGTCTGCCTCTGAATAATCCAACTCAATAGCCGCAAATATTGGGTTATCAAACCCACAATCAACACCACAAATAGAATACACAATCGTGTGAGACTTATGTGCCTCTAACGGTGAGGATATAGTCAACCTAGCAGCAGTATCTCTATTCAAAACATAAACTAGCTTCTGTTTCTCACAGGCACCTATCATTACAGCTCTTCCTTTTGGGTCAATGGCCAAGAACTGACCTGGAACAATCCGCCGACACCCAGATTTCCCAAAAGTTTCCTGGTGTATTTTATCAAAAACATTTCTCTCCTTGTTATATTCCAGAATTACGATTCTTCCTGAATCAGACCCAACAACTATATAGTCCTTCTGAGCTCCAGTTAGTCTGAACTGAGCTAGAGAGCGAATAGCACCGAAGATTTCAACAGAGAGAATGGTCTGAAGCTTACCGTTCTCATCGGGACggaggagatcaagaacttttCCACGAGCTACTACAATTTCTTGGGTCTTGCCGCCGGAAAAACTGCCATTGATTGCGGAGACGATGCCAGTAGCTCGTTGCAGCGTAAGACTGTAGAGGTACATGGTTGGGTCTAGGGTTTTGGAGAGAGTGAGAAGGGCAGAAGAGAAGGACTAGGGTTTAACGAAATGAAGAGTAAAGAAGCGACTGTAGATTTGGGAATTTTTATTTTCCCCTCTTTTCTGATAGAGAAAACGTTTCCGATGTCGGGCCCAGtttccaaaaaagaaaaatcggaGAAGGCATAATTCagttgaaattcaaaattttgttaatttaaaattttctctcaattttagtttatttactaaattataaaaaaaataaaatcttatttttaaataataatcataatttttaatattataattatttaaatatttttttaaatgaaaatcgaAGATCGAGCAGTTACTATCCGATTATATTTTTGAGtacttataattaaatattttataatttaatattaaaaattttaattataattataattaaacgtaaaattatgatattttttaattaatatatttaatttatttattataaatttaaattttaagttaaatatgaaatataactctaattaaatctaaaatgaatctaaaataaaacttaaaaagcTTCaccttttcttattttttatataatttgaaaagaaaatgagaaaaaaaaaaacaaaatttgtgTTTTTTTTCTCTCAACTTTCACTTTTCTTcctattttccttttcttttctaaacaaagaaaagtgaaaatattttaaatgagaGTTAAAACAGCGATCAATTGTTTCAGACATTTTAACATACACATGGTAGTCTAATACAACTCTGAATTCAGACAAAAGGACCTAATCCACGACCAGTGTTATCAATGATGTTACCTCCTAAATGGGAAATATTTTATGCCAAAAACTAGTGTCCAAATATTCTCATAAAAGGGTATTTGGTTATTACACCTAGAACACCAGACTAGAGAGAAAATGGCAGCAACCAACTCCATTTCATCAGCTCCACTTCTTCATAAATCTCAATTCTCCTCTTAACAATATAAATACCCACATAGATTATTCATCTTCTCCATAAAAACTCAcacttcaaaaatcttcaacaTTTCTTTGAGCAGCACAATTCCATTTGAAAGAATCACTAGCTAGCCAAAAATGGCAGAAACACTCAAAACCATCTTCTGCCTTCTCCTGTTAGCCATCACTCTCTCTTGTGTCAGTTCAGCAAGAGTCCTCGATGATGTGGATCCACAAGATCCTATCATTGTCGCTCCACCTGTTACATCTACATTGCCAAGTGGTCAATTTCCTGCCGCTACTGCTGTCGCTCCGCCGCCCATAATGGATGATGAGGTTGATCCACCACTCCCAGAAGCTGAAGTCCCCACAACCGTTGGAGGACCAGATGATGATGTGGAAGCACCTGAAGTTGCTCCTCCTGTTACAGTGGCAGCACCAATTCCCGTTCCCACCACCACCACAACACCGGCTCCCACCGTCACTTCTACTGCCACAGTGCCAAATCCTGCTGGCGCAcaaaccaccaccaccaccaccgcgGCTGCATCCGCATCTGCTTCGTTGTCGTTCTTCATGCATGACATATTGGGAGGAACTCACCCATCAGTCAGGGTGGTCACCGGAATTATTGCCCGGACTGACATTAATGGCATTCCATTCTCATCTCCCAACAACAACTTCTTCCCACTCCAAGGTGGGACTCCATTACCCAACGTTAACAACATCAACAATTTCATAAATCCAAACACTGTCCCATTGATCACAGGCCTAAACCCTGGAACCCAAGCAAATACAGTACTCCAAAACAGTGGCAACAACAACAACGTTGTCAACGGCAACAACCAACCTTTTGTCACCGCCGGCCAAATCCCAGCAGGATCCACACTACAAAAAATCATGTTCGGGTCGATCACGGTCATCGACGACGAGTTAACAGAAGGGCATGAATTGGGATCCGCTGTACTGGGCAAGGCTCAAGGTTTCTACATGGCGAGTTCACTAGATGGTACGAGCCACACCATGGCATTGAATGTTTTATTACACGGAGAAGATAACCATGCTGAAGATACTATCAGTTTCTTTGGAGTACACAGGACTGCGTCGCCAGAATCACAGATTGCGGTGATAGGAGGTACGGGAAAGTATGAGAATGCAAAAGGGTATGCCACCGTTGAGACTCTTCCTCAGGTGGATCAACACACGACGGACGGCGTGGACACAGTGATGCATTTCACTGTTTACCTGTCTGAGTAAATCGTTTGCATGTTTGTGTCTGAGTGTGGTTCTCTGATTGAAGTTGATTAATTATGGTTATCGTGGGTGCCCTGTGTCTGTTTCATTTGGAAATTTCAGTGATCATTTGATGTATCTTTGAACAGCAAACAAGAAATGATAAATTCCATGGAACGTTTCATTTGGCAAAGAAAGTGCTTTTAAgagaatattttatattattttgtttgatTGGAAACTTGGAAAAcaaagggatttttttttttttcgtaagGTATAATTCATTGCTAAAGGCCATTAAGGGGCAAGAAGAAGACAAAGTTTATATGATGCAAGGATTATCTCTATAAAATTTGTACAAAAAACATGGGGAGTCTCGTTGTGAGTTcgatgtaataaaaaaaaagataaatcaaAAAGATTTAATGTTGAATGTTAAAGAGGAGTTGAGTTATCCTTATAGACTTAATTGTGACATGAGAATCTCCTTTTATAACAGACTGAATGAAGTTTCTacttttgacaaaaaaaatatttcttgatAAAAAATACTTTCTAGTTAAATTGGTCTGAGATAGAGGCTCACAAATGACGGTACTGGTCGATAACACTTTCAAAAGAATCAcgaacaataaaatttttaaattcaaattcttaTTCCAAACTGGATCAAAATTAAGTTTTACAACATCGAGAGCAAGCGTATTACGTCGGgtccatttattttataattttaaatatgattttatgtgcccgatttcggactaacagcttccatcccaaaaattgccaagtctatcacccatgttatatcTGGTggccgatttcggactaacagcttccatcccaaaaattgccaagtctatcaccgatgttacatccggtgtccgatttcagactaacagcttccatcccacaaactgccaagtctatcacccatgttacatccggtgtccgattttggactaacagtttccatcccaaaaactgccaagtctatcacccatgttaattaattttttagctaaaggtatttaaaaattaatttgaagttAAATTTAATGCTGTGATCATTGAAtgaagtataaaaataattataattgataGGTTGCAacgagaaatatttttttttattttattggatattttaaaatataaaatataaaaaatttaaattaaaaattttacaacaACGAcgaatttattaacaaatttaatatgatttattataTGATAACAAAAGCATtacaaattgattttttaaatattcctTTTTACGTAAAATCCAATATAAGTGTATGCCAAAGGAAATTATATcacaataaaattttgaaaactaGATTTTAACCTTCccaatttttgaaataaaaatagatttttctaattaaatttataattttaaatattaaatttagtatttattttaaaaataaagaaaagcctAATTAACATTTAATTAATAACCCAATTCATGATTTTCCCATTTTCCAtattcatcttcatcttcattttCCGTGGACCATTTTTTTCATCTTCTAccacttcttctttttcttattgcACAACTTTTTcataaatacaattttttttattaactttttaattatattcatctgaaatatattaaattttattaaatattaaaacatatttaaaagaattttttaaaaataaaataaaaataaatagaagtataataatctatttatatattattataattttaaaaaataaattaatagtcATGTTAAGAAATTTTAGTTGGAAAAACATGGCTTTAAACAgatgtattaaaatttatagtgtAACGGTTATTTATATGCTTTATACCTATATGCTTGTGAGATGGAGTCTCGTATCGGTGGGAATAtgctaaatttaaattatatataataattagtacgaaatcattaaataatttagattaataattttatattaaacgaAGAATGagtctaaaaaattatttaaatcagttTCGGCTGTACTGTTTTAATTTGTATTAGATTGGTATTAGAGTATCAGATAAATTATACAAAGTCAATAGActtgtaaaaaaaaaactatccaTATAagataatctatttaaattattagcaagctataatatataatttcggTTCTAATTTAGTAATTGTATTTGACTGTCACGATTAGAGAATAAGCGCTCACCTGCTTGTGGGACGGAATCCCACGTCATGAAATGTTTCATAGAGGCTATTAGATATAAAAATCACCGCTAAAACCTGTAGGAATCGAGAGGCAAATTTTAGCATTCGTTAACAgataattttctttctttctttttctttttaactccATGAAAGTAAACTGAAATTTCTTAAAACTTTTATCGAACATGATTCACAATTTACACACAAACACAAATCTGACATATTCCTCAAGTACATGTAATAACATACATCAAACACAGATTTGATCAGTAGCTTATATAGACAGTAAACTCCAGCAGCGTCTCAACACCATCAGTCTCATGCTGATTATTACCAGGGAAGGTCTTAACAATGGCGAAACCCTTGGCATTAACATACTTTCCGGTGCCACCCATAATAGCAAGCTGAGACTCCGACATGGCGGTCCGGTGAACCCCAAAAAAGGTAAGACTGTCCTCATAATGACCATTCTGAAACAGAGTGGTAAATGCCATAGTTTGGCTAGTACCATCCACAGAACTCGCCACATAGAACCCTTGTGCCCTGCCGACAAATCCTGACCTTAAATCATGAGCTTCCGTTAACTCATCATCGATCACAGTGATTGTTCCGAACATGAGCTGTTGAAGAGTGGAAGGAAGTTGGTCTCCATTAACAACTGGGACGTTAAATCCATTGTTGAACAAGTTATTATTGCCATTATTTTGAACCACATTCGCTGTGGTGCCGCCGAGACCTGTGAGGAATGGTAAGTTATTGTTGTTTATAAGTccattattgttgttgttttgtGGCACCCCATTGCCGACAGGGAGGACTGCACCATTGGGTTTGGCAAACGGGACTTGACCATTGGCTGCCGGATTGCTGACTATGCCGGTAACTGCTCTAGCAGTAGGGTTTGACCCACCAAGTATATCATGCATGAAGAAGGTCAAGGTATGGCCAAGGTTGCCTGTTGAGGCACTAGTGGCTGCAGCTACACCAGGATTAGGTTGCGCAGATGGCTGCGGGGGGACAACTGGAAGTGGTGGCTCTTCATCGAGGGTTGGAGCTGAGGAGGCAATTGCAATGGTGAAGGTGAGGAACAGAAGATAAGCTGCGGCTGCGGCTGCGGCTGCGGCCTTGTTTGTGATAAAAAGAAAGTTGTGGCTATCCATGAAAAAGATTTAGGAgttctttgatgtttttgtgATGCATTGAAGGAAtcatgtgtgtgtatatatagagagagttaTAGACTGGGGTTGTGAAATGGGGAGTTGATGGGATGGAGTTggtagatttttttaatttgagtgttttggttgggaatgaaaataattttttggatTCAGGTTTAGCTCACCTAATCAAAGTCTTGGATTCAGTTGCAGGCAAGAGTAGAGGCTTTTAGCAGCAACTATAaaggaaattttattatttagttcataAGGATCCAAGCAGGTACTTCCTCTGCTACTTAGGGCTTAGCagaaaagaaagggaaagaaaatgagaagcaAAAGAGACCACAAACACTAAAAGCAATAATACAGACCTCCATTTGGAACTAGTAAACAAAAATAAGTTCAAGTGAGTACATCTTCTAGAAAAAAAATGCCAACTTTTATTCCTCACCCCTGTGCAATGAATTCGAAGAACTTTTATAGAAACATTAAATATCTATACACCTTTCCCCCCCTTTTTTCAATGAGAAACTACAACCCTTTTCAAATGAATTTTCTATACATATCTCGCCCTTTTGTTTCGAAAAGAATGAACAAAAAGATGATACAAGTTTCTCTGCACAGTATATTTCTGATAATATATCCAAAAAAGCACCATCTAGCAAGAACTCTCCATGACAACATCTGCAAGTAACTCATCAAACAAATAATTCTCTATTTCTCTACCAATCACCTGAATGTCATCTCCCAACTCCAACCGCTCATCATCTTTTATTGAGAACTTTTCAGATCCCTTGCTTGCCTCCTTTTCTTGGCTAACCAGTAATGTCCACAGCTCCTCCTCAATCatgtcatgcctcagactaaaATTCAACCTTCTTACCAAAGGTTTTGTCCATGTCAGCACTCCTGTTGATGGCTGTAAAATCTCCATCAGCTCAGAATTAATGCGATCAAATAGAAGCCTCCTTTCTGATCTCTTCCAAGAATTCTGCTCACCATATTTTTTCTCCAGGTTCTCGAAGAAAGAATAGCTGACTTGAAACGGCCCTGTATCAAATCCTGCACGCAAGTCTCTGTCATGGAAACCTGCCTCGGTTAATACATCAGCAAGATAGGAGAAATTCCTAATCCCCTCGAATCCGAATGTTATCATCAGGCATTCGTTTTCTTCAGAATCATGTATTGATCCTTCCCAATCATCTTCATTACAAGACACCATCATGCTGGATCCTTCTGAGTATTCGTTGGATGTCTCTGACTTTAGGAGTTCAAGTTGCATATGCAGACCTATAAGAAGATCTTAAAAGTATATAAAGCGGAAAAAGGGGGGGGACCACGGACCACCTAAAGGAAACAAATTTGTTTAAGTTTTAGAAGAAGCAGCATTAGTTTGCTAACCGTGTAAAGAAGCATTCACACTCTTGAAACATTCAGAGATAGATGAAATCTCCTTGTTGTAAAATGGTTCCAGTACTGAATTTGGACTAGGTTGATAAGCTTCCTCAAAGCTCATTAGTGATTCTGGGTCCGTACCAGATAATAGTGAAGAAAAAGATTCTTCTTCAAAGAATTGATGGGACAGTTCCTGCAATGTTGTGAAAGAACTTAAGGAAGAAGCAAAGAaactttcaaaataaatatgaaaaaaaatgaataaataaagggGAGGAAGCATAGCCTTCACAAATAACCAACTATGACCACAGTTagtacaaaaagaaaaaagtatgAGACATATTTCAGTTTAATTCAAATTTGAGAAGAAAAGCATTCATGAACACTTTTAATTATCAAGAATACAACCCATTACTTAAAAAGCAAAATATCATGGAAAAATGTCTCCATCCCTATAAGATCTCCACTATTTCTATGTATCCAGATTCTCCACATTTCTTAAAAAGCAAAATatcatggaaaaaaaaaattgggatAGAATGCTCTAGGATCTCCCTCTGCCAAATTAATCATCTTTGGTTTCATTTAGCTTACTCCTGGTTCACACAGTTCAACATGATAAAAAGCCTAGGCCAAGTTGCCAAGGATAAAAAAGAGCAGTTGAATTCTtgtttgtaaaaatatatagGAGCAAGAAGGGACCAAAATTTCTCTTGATACTTGCTAACAGAAACTATTCCAGGGTATTAAGTGTATTTCATAAGCAAGATGCAACAAACCTGCTGAAGTGAGGTATCTCCTATATGACAAGAAGAGTCTTCCTCTCTTGTTGACAAGATGCAGTTTCTTGATTCCAGTTGATGCCCCAGTAGATCCTCCTCACATCcttcattattgtcttcatcctGCTTCATCCAAACATCTTGTAAAGTCTGATTGATTCGACTAGAGGATTTAGCAACTGCTGAAATTTGGCCACCTGAATCCTTTTCCTTCAATTTATTTTCTAGTTCATTTTGAACTGCATAATTATCTCCTACTGGGCTATTGTTTTCTGACTCCAAACAAAGACTATCTCGAGACTTTTTATAGCCGGAGTCTGAGCTTCTACATTCAGAACCATCATCTTTGCAGTCAAAATCTTGCTCTTTTGGTTTGTTCTGTTCCAAATCGATAGACTTAAGGTCTCTCATGGACCAGCCATTTTCAAGATGTTCGTGTCTTGTCCAGGCATTGGCATTCTCAACTGCATTAAAGCATGAAAGAAGAGAGCTGGATGTTGGTAATTCTCTGACACATTCATTACTACAACCATCCCAACTGCTTATGCCTAAAGGAGTACCAAAGTTCGCATCTCTACTATCAGGACCACCTTGCTTGCTCAAACCACAGTCACCAGGCTTGTCAGGAATTGAATGCATTGTACCCGATATTGTGCTCCTACTAGACAGTTCAACTTGTTGAAACCTTTTGCTCAT
This window harbors:
- the LOC110618404 gene encoding dirigent protein 10, with product MDSHNFLFITNKAAAAAAAAAYLLFLTFTIAIASSAPTLDEEPPLPVVPPQPSAQPNPGVAAATSASTGNLGHTLTFFMHDILGGSNPTARAVTGIVSNPAANGQVPFAKPNGAVLPVGNGVPQNNNNNGLINNNNLPFLTGLGGTTANVVQNNGNNNLFNNGFNVPVVNGDQLPSTLQQLMFGTITVIDDELTEAHDLRSGFVGRAQGFYVASSVDGTSQTMAFTTLFQNGHYEDSLTFFGVHRTAMSESQLAIMGGTGKYVNAKGFAIVKTFPGNNQHETDGVETLLEFTVYISY
- the LOC110618836 gene encoding uncharacterized protein LOC110618836 produces the protein MSTKRESKQPAPSVMSRLMGLDEMPTQQPVQKKQRVLSENYLRRVASIGVREKWSERHSFNSSIKKQGGNNSVFQALETLRKNKHQSMPIQKREVNLVSSEIKMKVPEAKCDLWNKKLPSSKEFVSKTDNILKYLQKPDLCFTKEINKPNDENLSLHSGPFAVPKSLCSSECGDDSMCRKFRRKSEQGYVNSLNKVQSSIGIYSSGEVFHDNVKKFSRSKFKPNNISYLPTTKMDVLKPNLGNADSAARSFSISSQSHEVSHPGNGNQNRNRNPSNGNLFVEVKKSKNLGNGMEPVRPRSRFLRERTRTVGHGISSTPIEGPSTETSGSDSFVKASESTIPSSPTLSDRKRQYHISDGPNAAMDVEDQTFERWKMSKRFQQVELSSRSTISGTMHSIPDKPGDCGLSKQGGPDSRDANFGTPLGISSWDGCSNECVRELPTSSSLLSCFNAVENANAWTRHEHLENGWSMRDLKSIDLEQNKPKEQDFDCKDDGSECRSSDSGYKKSRDSLCLESENNSPVGDNYAVQNELENKLKEKDSGGQISAVAKSSSRINQTLQDVWMKQDEDNNEGCEEDLLGHQLESRNCILSTREEDSSCHIGDTSLQQELSHQFFEEESFSSLLSGTDPESLMSFEEAYQPSPNSVLEPFYNKEISSISECFKSVNASLHGLHMQLELLKSETSNEYSEGSSMMVSCNEDDWEGSIHDSEENECLMITFGFEGIRNFSYLADVLTEAGFHDRDLRAGFDTGPFQVSYSFFENLEKKYGEQNSWKRSERRLLFDRINSELMEILQPSTGVLTWTKPLVRRLNFSLRHDMIEEELWTLLVSQEKEASKGSEKFSIKDDERLELGDDIQVIGREIENYLFDELLADVVMESSC
- the LOC110618478 gene encoding dirigent protein 24, producing MAETLKTIFCLLLLAITLSCVSSARVLDDVDPQDPIIVAPPVTSTLPSGQFPAATAVAPPPIMDDEVDPPLPEAEVPTTVGGPDDDVEAPEVAPPVTVAAPIPVPTTTTTPAPTVTSTATVPNPAGAQTTTTTTAAASASASLSFFMHDILGGTHPSVRVVTGIIARTDINGIPFSSPNNNFFPLQGGTPLPNVNNINNFINPNTVPLITGLNPGTQANTVLQNSGNNNNVVNGNNQPFVTAGQIPAGSTLQKIMFGSITVIDDELTEGHELGSAVLGKAQGFYMASSLDGTSHTMALNVLLHGEDNHAEDTISFFGVHRTASPESQIAVIGGTGKYENAKGYATVETLPQVDQHTTDGVDTVMHFTVYLSE